Proteins co-encoded in one Candidatus Nitrosacidococcus tergens genomic window:
- a CDS encoding tetratricopeptide repeat protein, producing the protein MLAWHILAVNLGEYYADKDPEKALAWSSKNPLALRNQADQLLESNPNKAAQLLEKSIWQNPVDSRSYLMLGLLREKAGDSYSARKLINTALNLSPRQWPLRLEAASFWIRQQQPELAVKSWNVALQMNRRLSKEIFPYLLNIAQNPNTIEVFEPIVRYTPDWWPNFFIYATENTIRPEILNSLYNMKRESGSPLKEERNAFVTRLQEEGYWTAAYEIWLNDLNKNEKKAINTPFNGGFEIPLESTGGGFDWSFLQPKGVKISTAATYGADGGSALRITFSGKRVQFRHFTQPMLLTAGRYEMQGKVRLDNLETTKGMQWKMYCIAPEWNQIGESQRFIGANSWQLFNFSFYVPDDKTCEVQLLRLELLGHAPADFKIKGTIWFDSLIIRQVAEENIN; encoded by the coding sequence ATGCTTGCTTGGCACATTCTAGCGGTAAATCTAGGAGAATATTATGCAGATAAAGATCCAGAAAAAGCACTAGCTTGGAGCAGTAAAAATCCGCTTGCTCTCAGGAATCAAGCTGATCAGTTACTAGAAAGTAATCCAAATAAAGCAGCACAATTACTAGAAAAATCAATTTGGCAAAATCCTGTAGATTCTAGATCTTATCTTATGCTTGGGTTACTTCGAGAAAAAGCTGGGGATTCCTATTCTGCCCGAAAACTTATTAACACTGCCCTAAATTTAAGTCCAAGGCAATGGCCTCTACGATTAGAAGCGGCTAGTTTTTGGATAAGACAACAACAACCAGAACTAGCAGTAAAAAGCTGGAATGTAGCCTTGCAAATGAACCGGAGGCTTTCTAAAGAAATTTTCCCTTATTTACTCAATATTGCTCAAAATCCTAACACTATAGAGGTATTTGAACCTATTGTACGCTATACCCCAGATTGGTGGCCTAACTTCTTTATTTACGCTACAGAAAATACAATTCGCCCTGAGATTTTAAATAGCCTTTATAACATGAAGCGTGAATCAGGGTCACCTCTGAAGGAAGAACGTAATGCTTTTGTAACTCGATTACAGGAAGAAGGATATTGGACAGCAGCTTATGAAATTTGGCTAAATGACCTAAATAAAAACGAAAAAAAAGCAATAAACACTCCTTTTAATGGGGGATTTGAAATTCCTTTGGAAAGCACAGGAGGAGGATTTGACTGGAGCTTTCTTCAACCTAAAGGAGTAAAAATTAGCACAGCTGCTACTTATGGTGCAGATGGTGGATCTGCATTGCGTATTACGTTTTCAGGAAAAAGAGTTCAATTTCGCCATTTCACCCAGCCTATGTTATTAACTGCTGGGCGCTATGAAATGCAAGGAAAGGTGAGATTAGATAATTTAGAAACCACTAAAGGAATGCAGTGGAAAATGTACTGTATTGCCCCTGAATGGAATCAAATTGGAGAAAGTCAGCGGTTTATAGGTGCTAATTCATGGCAATTATTTAATTTCTCTTTTTATGTGCCTGATGATAAAACCTGTGAGGTTCAACTACTTCGTTTAGAATTATTGGGTCATGCACCTGCCGATTTTAAGATTAAGGGAACAATTTGGTTTGACTCCTTAATAATTAGGCAGGTTGCAGAAGAAAATATTAATTAA
- a CDS encoding J domain-containing protein — MPKKRHTIADLLSAVYQNPLQYQDQLKKAPLPDPFIDVLRLGANKKIQLDSRKTAGSEALQKAALFYIEQACLNQEQNLYRILGFNGPASASDLQKHYHLLMLVYHPDRAKERTIWGEKYATRINHAYHQLKNDPKNDQQSHNKSEKKESYPYKPIINKEKESRVLLYLIQRFPIGIRYLPHIILWGSIGLTLALIGLAWYEKRGRESNSISFQQENKVLLKKDLFREKLIELEEKERKNLMELELPLIKSINQEDISEKNEKIKE; from the coding sequence ATGCCTAAAAAACGGCACACTATTGCTGATTTATTGTCTGCAGTTTATCAAAACCCACTTCAATATCAGGATCAACTAAAAAAAGCTCCTTTACCCGATCCTTTCATTGATGTGCTGCGTTTGGGGGCAAATAAGAAAATTCAACTGGATTCTCGTAAAACTGCTGGTTCAGAAGCACTCCAAAAAGCAGCACTTTTTTACATTGAGCAGGCTTGTTTAAACCAAGAGCAGAATCTTTATCGAATTTTAGGATTTAATGGACCTGCTTCTGCCTCCGATCTGCAAAAGCATTACCATCTACTTATGCTAGTGTATCATCCAGATAGGGCAAAAGAGCGTACAATCTGGGGAGAAAAATATGCGACTCGAATCAATCATGCTTATCATCAATTAAAAAATGACCCAAAAAATGATCAGCAATCCCATAATAAATCAGAAAAAAAAGAAAGCTACCCTTATAAACCTATCATAAATAAAGAAAAAGAAAGTCGAGTATTACTCTATCTTATTCAGAGATTTCCAATAGGCATCCGCTATTTACCTCACATTATTCTGTGGGGTAGTATTGGATTGACCCTTGCTCTTATTGGTCTTGCTTGGTATGAAAAAAGAGGAAGAGAAAGTAACTCGATATCTTTCCAGCAGGAAAATAAAGTACTGCTAAAAAAAGATCTATTTCGAGAAAAATTAATTGAACTTGAAGAAAAAGAAAGAAAAAACCTAATGGAGTTAGAATTACCTTTAATTAAATCAATTAACCAAGAAGATATTTCAGAAAAAAATGAAAAAATAAAAGAATAG